In Leptodesmis sichuanensis A121, the following are encoded in one genomic region:
- a CDS encoding type II toxin-antitoxin system VapC family toxin → MRVLIDTNVVLDFLQEREPFVENAARLFERIDAGEIEGFIAATTITNIYYIVRRAAGRAVAQDAVTQVLSDLTICTVDLEVLEQALALDFEDFEDAVQYACAVVYSVDAIVTRDATGFTNSEVPVVLPEEIGTINGAE, encoded by the coding sequence ATGCGAGTTCTGATTGATACCAATGTTGTTCTTGATTTTTTACAAGAACGAGAGCCGTTTGTGGAAAATGCAGCAAGATTATTTGAGCGTATTGATGCTGGGGAAATTGAGGGATTTATCGCAGCAACGACAATAACTAACATTTACTACATTGTTCGTAGGGCAGCAGGTAGGGCAGTGGCGCAAGATGCAGTTACTCAGGTGTTAAGCGATTTAACCATCTGTACAGTCGATTTAGAGGTGCTAGAACAAGCTCTTGCATTAGATTTCGAGGATTTTGAAGATGCAGTACAGTATGCTTGTGCAGTAGTGTACAGTGTTGATGCGATCGTTACTCGTGATGCCACTGGATTTACAAATTCGGAAGTTCCTGTGGTTTTGCCTGAAGAGATTGGTACTATCAATGGTGCTGAGTGA